The Thamnophis elegans isolate rThaEle1 chromosome Z, rThaEle1.pri, whole genome shotgun sequence DNA window GCGCATAAATATAATCCTAGGCTGGGCTGTAGAAACAAAACCAGGATCCCAAAGATATGAATGTTATTTCTTCAGCTTATTGCAAGCCTTCCCCCACCTCCATGTGCAGATCCAGATTTGGGAACAAAAATCTTCTAGGGCTTTCCATTTTAGTCTCCGCCCTTTCTTTTTTCGTCCACTAAATCCCCGGCTGCCAAATAGCTGTTAATTTCTGCTCTGGGTCTCTTTTTAGATCCAattttaaagtttctttacctTGGGTTGGTCACTCTTTCACCCAGGTCCAGTGCTTTGTTCCAGCACTGCTCCTGCTCAAATAGCTTGGTCCGGTTGCCCTGACTTTGAAGTGGCCATTTGCATGTCTGCTTCTTCCGCTGTCAGTTTGGAGAACTTTATCGCCGACCTATCGAAGAACTACTGGTTCATCTTTGGTCGTTTGAgatgtttctcctttttctccgtTCCTCCAGAACAGTTCCGATCCGAAGGTCCCTGGCAGCAGTATATCCGATTAGGTTTGCATGGAGCCTGTCAGAGCTCTACTATTTCCTAAGTGGTCTCGTCATAGTGCTTCCTGCTTTtccttctactatgcattttctattgtgggaaaatgggagatggattgtacagagttagatgctatatAGCCATATAACCACCTAATAGTCTTGCCACCTAATAAtggcggcaagactgttggtggcgcaatactggaagaaggaagacttgcctacaactcaagaatggacattgaaagttacaaacttagccgagatggctaaaatatcggcatatcttaaagatcattcaaatgagagatataaacgagactggaaaaaatggattgactatatacaaaacaaatacgggactaagaaattccagatagtctatgcttaggatcaggaatgagttaaactgttcaaagttagtgtaacaggaagaagctaagatcaatgtagagatgttattaacctcttttttttatttcttttgtctcaatatattttagactgtttgttaaaaatgtataccgtgtacgggctctgggaagtcgggggggggagggaggtgggttgttagggggtagggtagggtagggggggacatatactatgagttagatttcaacgtaatgcgattttacatgtatactgtttctctttaatttctccgtaaaaataggacaagctgaatacattgacatatagtagaaatacaccaaggggaggaggagtgggatagaaggaagaggggtagagagggcgggaaagaggatgggagggagggtgagaaggaagggagggagtggactgggagagaggagtggtagagggggaggggaagtagggtagaggggaatgatggagggaagatagtaagttggagggggggcggaagaaagaggtgtatggagagcggaagaagtatattgggtttctgtttgagtttgagttttattttatttatatttctgggggtattgctgataagaggaactgctgtgattattgtttaatattgtatggccccggttatgcacagtatatatgtgactgtataaaaatgaaaaatggaaaataaaaacattttaacaggaaaaaaaatatatttgtagacagccaaggtcatcctttgtctttgcatctctgcatcTGCCCGgaaatggatgggtggaactatcagcaaggcagtggaagattggaccatgttatggacttgtgggtgtgggggtaagatcatgaactttcaactgggtagagAAAACGGGagagttttcagatttgggttttcccaaatgtgctaacatggctttcttaataaattggaactttgagcaatactttgccttggactctgatttacttttggatgctatttggaaacctgacagcagGTGAGTTGATTACTTGCCTaagcagagacagagacagggtgGGGAGGAGGTATGTGATCTGGACATGTGGGAAATCTGAGAGTTGTTGGGCCAGAGCAGTGGGAAGCTCATCTTGACATGGTGGCACAGGCAGCAGACGGAGGCAGATGCGCAGGGGGGAAGGCAGATGATCCAAATGCGCCATGGGAAGGCAAGACTCAGTGGGCCGAAATAGGTGGATGGCATAAGAGGCTTATCTTCACATCTGTCGGCTTGCCTATGGCACATTGGGATTGCCTGCCTTCCACCTTGCACCTCTGCCTCTATCTGCTGCTGGTGCTGCCACATGAAGATGAGTCTCCTGCGGCTGCCTGTCCAATCTGGCCCACCAACTCATGACTTTCCTGTGATGCATCTGGATTGCCTACCATTCCCGCCCTCCCCCCAGGCCTCTGCCTCCATCTGTTGCTTGGACAGGGAATCAGCTGCTGCCGGATACCATCAGTCCATATGTGTGCTTGATGCCTCTTGTGTGTGCACTAGGGCTGGTGCACCCAGCTGGGCTGATCACTCTGAAATTGTGTTTgctctcaaaataagctctagtgcttattttgaagccctccccccaaaatataagatctggtcttatttttgaggaaacacgggGTATCATTATCAATGTTAAAGATTTTCTATTTTTgatacatattttctttcttatgaTTTATCTTTCAGGAACATTAGTAAGTAATTCAGTGGGTGAAAATAATTTTAGCAAATATGAAATTTTTAATCCAATGCAATTGTATGCCGTTTCTGAGCCAGTTCACAATGAAGTTATGGGACACATGGGCAAAAACAACGTGTGCATTTGTTAAGAGAGTTGTAATCTGAGAGGCTTCCTAATAACACATAGTAACACTGTGAATATGCCTGTTAAATCCTGGTGAGAGACACTAGTTCAAATATGTATTAGGCTTGGATTGATAACCTTTCTGGTACATGTTTGGAGCTCTGTTGAGCAGTGGAGAGAGACTCAACCATGAAAAAAGTTGGTGCATAAATGTGGATGATTTCATTTCTCACATAGAACAttctttgagatttttttttcttcatcataATTCTGTGATTTTGTTTCAGTTATTACTGTGAGTTTGAGAGTTTTACAGTAGTCTTCTGTACATAATAACCTTATACAAAGTACAATAATTCTAGGTTTTGAGTCCAGAAAtacttattaattttatttagataaaacctatatagaaatataatttttatgGGTGTAACAATACTAAAGCTAAATTTTAGCTTTTAATTCCATTCTTCAGTATAAGAAACAACAtagtttatatttaattttttcattaaaataattagAATCTTGTTATGCATAACATTTAAGTagatattttaaacatttattttttttaaaaaacagtgtattttattcattatatttCCCACTGATCTTCTTAACAGAGAATTCTTGAGCTGGAAAGTTCCCCTCCAAAATGTCCACAAAATGATAAAAGCCAGTTAGAAGATATGGTTGTTCAGATCGAATCAGACAAAAATGAGGACAGTAAAGTAATAGGTACTATGACTGAAAAACATAGAAAAGAAATTGAATATGTGAAGCAGCAAGAACAGCAACACTGGAGAGAACAGCTTGACATATTTACCCAGCAGCAGcaatcagaaatggaaaaactgaGAAAACATTGTGAAGAAGAAACAGCCAAGctgttaaaagaaaaagaggcTATATTTCATGCTCATATTGAAGAAATGAATgaaatttttttagaaaagttGAATGTGAAACAAACAGAGCTAGAAGCACTTTCATCTGAATTATCAGATGCTCTGAATACCTGTCAAAATCTTGAACAATATATTTCTAAGTTAAAAAAGGATGCAGATAAAACAAAGGTGGAATTTGAGTCAAAACTTGATCAGCAAAGGAATATTCATAAGGAACAAGTTGAAGCTATTTTTAAAGAACAGGAAGTAACTGAGAAAtcatttaaagaagaaataattcAACTCAAACAACTCttggaagcaaaagaaaaacgtgaaaaagaattagaacagaaaaaaatgaaagaaactcTAGGAAAAGCTGAGTCACAATGTAAAAGAATGTCTGCAGAATTAGATTTTTTATGTCAATTAAGGGACGATAATGCAAGTATTTatgaaaataagtttaaaaatttgcaaaataaattgGAAGTTATAAAGCATAAAAAGTCAAAACTTGAAGAACTGGTTCTAAAAACTGAAACCGAGCtgaatgaagtaaaaactgagttAGATTTTCAGACATCCCAGGTAAGTGATCTAACATGTGaattggaagaagaaaagagaaaaaatatacaGAACATCTCATCTCTGACAGAAAAGTATGAATCACAGTTAAGAAACCTTGGAGAAGAGATCAGTCAATTAAAAAGTCATTGTACTGGCAAGGAAAGTGAAATTGGACAAATAAGGCATTTCACGAAACAACAAATTGAAAAGTATAGGCAGCTGTTATCaaccaaagaagaagaaattagtGCTTTCAGAGACGAATATGAACTCAAATTAAAGCAGCAAGAGACACAAGCAGAGGAAGCTAtagaaaaagcaacaaaaatgaaggaAGAATTTAAGCAAAAATtttcagaacaagaagcaaaactgaaaaaagagattGAAGGCAACCAGTTGGAATTTTGTCAGAAAGAGAAGCAGTTCACTTCAAAAATGCTGGCAATGGCACATACCAGTTCACTTGGAATAAATGATGCTGTTTCAAAACTGGAGATGAATCAGAAGAAACAACTAAAAAGCATGGATGAAGCTCACAAGCAAGAAGTGGATGAAGTTTTACATCTTTGGGAAAAGAAACCAAATCAACAGGCTGAAGAACTTTGGGGAAAGCAGGAAATAAGATTGCAAGAAAAAGAGCAGGAAATAAGAGATCTGAAAGAAAAATTGACCACCTTTGCTGAAAAAGAAGGTAATAATGCAGAGATTACATGGTTAAAGGACAAAGATACAAAGAAAGATAAAACTATACATGAACTTCAACAACAACTGCAACAGACGTTAGCACAAGTGaactttttgaaagaaaaagaaattgattttaaaaagcaacttgtAAAATTAGAGACTGATCTTAATTTTTCTTTGAAGGAGAAATTAACAGTACAGGAACAGCTTAATGAGATAAAgataacagaagaaaaaaagacataTGATCTTTTGGAACTGGGAGATAAATTGAAAATGACTGATGTGGAACTCCATGCCTTGAAGATGTCTCATCTTAAAGAACAGGAGAATTATAAGACAAAGTTAGAAGGGGAAAGAAATGAGTTTCAGCAAAAACAAGCAGAATTTGAAAATTTCAAGAGAGATACAATTAGACAACTGGCTGATTACCAGCAAAAAGCAGAAACTTTATTGAAGATAAAAGTTGGTGAACTGATTGAACAATGCAATGAAAACATTTCTTCAATAATAGTTAAAATTGCTTACTGTCAGcaacaaacaataaaaattaaagaagGCATAGTAATTAAAATCAAGCAGATTCCAGATCTAGAATTTCAACTTAAACAATTAACAGGGAGTCATATAACTTTAAACAGTAGCTTACAGGAGTCCAAAAAACACTTGGAGGAAAAAGAACACTTAATAATGTCTATGAAAGCAGACATGGAAAAACTTCTAACTGAAAAAGAACTATTGCGAAAAGAAAGTTATCTCCAGCAGCAAACAGCAACAGAGAAGGAATCCTGCATCACAGAGCTGAAAAAAGAATTATCTGAGCATAGTAATATTGTTACTTCTATGAGGGAGGAGATAAATGAGAAAAACGCAGAAATCACAGATCTCAATAACATTATTAGTGAATTGAACCTGAGACTTGAAAAGACTATATCAGAAAAAGAAACTGCCACAATGTTAAATAAGCAACACAAAAAAAACCAACTGCAGTTACTGAATGAGATGGAAGTACTATCTTCCAAAGTTGAATCATTGACTGAAGATAAAGTTACTGCCCTGAAACAGGTAGACCACTGGATGAACAAAATGtcagaatggaagaagaaagCTCAATTGAGATTTACACAAAATTATAATACTATTAAGGAATTACAAAGTAAGATTGAACTGATTAATAACCAAGttagtgaaaaagaaaaagaactgaatagaaagaaggaagagcaTGATAAACAAACCGAACAGTTAGAACATTTAAAAAGCTTAATGGAACAAAAGCAgatcagaaaagaaaaacaggaatcTGATTTGATTGCTGAGATAAAAATCCATTCAGCGAGAATTGCTGAATTAGAAGAGCATATTGCTCGGAAAACAATGGAAAATGATTCTTTaatgaaagaatgtaaaaagTACCGTGAACAAAACAGTGAGCAAAAAGAAATGGCACAACAACTCCAACAGGCTCAGGGGGCAATAGTGGACAAGGATGACAAACTGAAGGAGATGGAACAAAAAGTCCTAACTTTTGAGAAGAAAATGCAGGTTATGGAAATTGACCtggaagaaaaatcaaaagaattTGAAGGAAAGAAACTGGCTCTATTGAAAACCAAAGAGGAAGAATTAAAGGCTTTAGAAGAAATGATTATTTCAGAAACAACTTCTAAAATAGCAGATCTGGAAAAAAAGGCGGAACACAAAATTACTTCTATTAAAAGGCAGCTGACGACTCAGATGGAAGAGAAACAGCAGCAAAATAAGCTACagaaaaaattgcaagaaaaagaaaagaaaatcatgtCTTTAGATTTAGAAAAAGAGTTGATACAGAAAGCAGAAACAATAAACGTTTCTGCAGAGCAAGATAAAGTCCATGCTTTAGAGAATATGCAACAGATGTATGATTTAAAAATTGATATTTTAAGAAAGGATTTATTGGATAAGGAGAGATTACTTGAGAAGTATAATGAGGAAACAAATAGatgtaatatttcaaaaatgGAGAATCAGGATCAGCAAGAACTTCTTAAAAGAGCTgaagaagataaaaataaaattgaaaatcttCAACGAGAACTtgaggaagaaattaaaaaacagGCTTCATTACTTGAACAACATACCAAGTGTAAGAGTGAATTAACAAATATCAAGGTAGAATTGAAAAACAAAGAAGTAAATCAACAAAATATGGAAATTGCACTTAAAGACTTAGAAAAAAAGCtacaagaaaaggaggaggaaagacaaTCTTTACAACAAAAGAtgcaccattttggtgaagatttTATGAAAGAAAGACAACACATGATTGAAGTGaaaaatagaattacagaatatgACAAGAAATTAAACAGACTGCAAAATCAGGTAGATGAAAGAAGCGGCCTTATAAAAATTCTGGAAGGAAATATAGAAGAAAAGACTAAATCAGTCTTTGAACTTCAGAAGATGGTTGATAAGATGCAGCTGCAACAAAAAGATTTGCAAACTACACTGAAACATGCAGAGCAAGAGAAACAGGAACAGCACAGAAATTTGATTAAACTTCAGAATGATTTGCGAACTTTGCGGAAAGAACATCAGCAAGAGCTGGAAATTATGAAGAAAGAATCTAGAGAAGAAATGGAACAAAAAATAAAGTAAGTGACTATTAAGTAACTGTTAACTATTTAATGAAATGTATGTAGAGTAAAACTGAATGAAATGAAGGTTATGATTAACATTATTTTCCAAATATGGATATATGTATTATCTAGCGGGCAAACTCTACTGTTTAAATTTGTTGAACACTTTTATGGAGAACAAATCTCAGTTT harbors:
- the GOLGA4 gene encoding golgin subfamily A member 4 isoform X10, which codes for MFKKLKQKISEEQTSGRGSPGGGASGFLQRSSALPPSIHRNRTSLTDDNISTPNREVLLLKQQLYSNEINIELPNPNVQTQSEVQSPVKNQNTENTLQSAGPVGNENADKTIETLTQKLKHQENLLHQCKERIKSQKECLAQLTSEKEALQEQLYERLQELKKIKDCHMVENTKLITQLRESKSLIEQLEQDKGMVIAETKRQIHETLELKEEEIARLHIHMKQVVLQSEELKKQKENSEKAAFEQLEKALSAAQLAEESHRKVQAEMDEKIKAVEKANEEKCVILQQELTRVKQEVRILELESSPPKCPQNDKSQLEDMVVQIESDKNEDSKVIGTMTEKHRKEIEYVKQQEQQHWREQLDIFTQQQQSEMEKLRKHCEEETAKLLKEKEAIFHAHIEEMNEIFLEKLNVKQTELEALSSELSDALNTCQNLEQYISKLKKDADKTKVEFESKLDQQRNIHKEQVEAIFKEQEVTEKSFKEEIIQLKQLLEAKEKREKELEQKKMKETLGKAESQCKRMSAELDFLCQLRDDNASIYENKFKNLQNKLEVIKHKKSKLEELVLKTETELNEVKTELDFQTSQVSDLTCELEEEKRKNIQNISSLTEKYESQLRNLGEEISQLKSHCTGKESEIGQIRHFTKQQIEKYRQLLSTKEEEISAFRDEYELKLKQQETQAEEAIEKATKMKEEFKQKFSEQEAKLKKEIEGNQLEFCQKEKQFTSKMLAMAHTSSLGINDAVSKLEMNQKKQLKSMDEAHKQEVDEVLHLWEKKPNQQAEELWGKQEIRLQEKEQEIRDLKEKLTTFAEKEGNNAEITWLKDKDTKKDKTIHELQQQLQQTLAQVNFLKEKEIDFKKQLVKLETDLNFSLKEKLTVQEQLNEIKITEEKKTYDLLELGDKLKMTDVELHALKMSHLKEQENYKTKLEGERNEFQQKQAEFENFKRDTIRQLADYQQKAETLLKIKVGELIEQCNENISSIIVKIAYCQQQTIKIKEGIVIKIKQIPDLEFQLKQLTGSHITLNSSLQESKKHLEEKEHLIMSMKADMEKLLTEKELLRKESYLQQQTATEKESCITELKKELSEHSNIVTSMREEINEKNAEITDLNNIISELNLRLEKTISEKETATMLNKQHKKNQLQLLNEMEVLSSKVESLTEDKVTALKQVDHWMNKMSEWKKKAQLRFTQNYNTIKELQSKIELINNQVSEKEKELNRKKEEHDKQTEQLEHLKSLMEQKQIRKEKQESDLIAEIKIHSARIAELEEHIARKTMENDSLMKECKKYREQNSEQKEMAQQLQQAQGAIVDKDDKLKEMEQKVLTFEKKMQVMEIDLEEKSKEFEGKKLALLKTKEEELKALEEMIISETTSKIADLEKKAEHKITSIKRQLTTQMEEKQQQNKLQKKLQEKEKKIMSLDLEKELIQKAETINVSAEQDKVHALENMQQMYDLKIDILRKDLLDKERLLEKYNEETNRCNISKMENQDQQELLKRAEEDKNKIENLQRELEEEIKKQASLLEQHTKCKSELTNIKVELKNKEVNQQNMEIALKDLEKKLQEKEEERQSLQQKMHHFGEDFMKERQHMIEVKNRITEYDKKLNRLQNQVDERSGLIKILEGNIEEKTKSVFELQKMVDKMQLQQKDLQTTLKHAEQEKQEQHRNLIKLQNDLRTLRKEHQQELEIMKKESREEMEQKIKYEQEDIELKHNSTLKQLMREFNTQLAQKDQELEMALKETISKAQEVESELIESHQTETVQLHKKISEKDDDLQRVVKKYEEILEAREEEMTKKVNKLEEHLVQLEDNKKRLAHEESWNGDEDKIAELQVQLAEKTILVNDSKLKEQEFREQIHTLQDKLKNYEKAVYVTTVKTPYRDGNLCHSDVSVFGEPTEFEYLRKVIFEYMMGHETKTMAKVITSVLKFPPDQTQKILEQENARTLVRIDKKFWSSALVLIFILENFVTDYTTLKSDHILKLAL
- the GOLGA4 gene encoding golgin subfamily A member 4 isoform X3; translation: MFKKLKQKISEEQTSGRGSPGGGASGFLQLLAGMISEPAFLSEYTVFALEPTKQPKSKCECVIIHKQNTSNNESETSSVEVKIDKKPKRHLQEEFAASLEQKDQIISALQTQVLLLKQQLYSNEINIELPNPNVQTQSEVQSPVKNQNTENTLQSAGPVGNENADKTIETLTQKLKHQENLLHQCKERIKSQKECLAQLTSEKEALQEQLYERLQELKKIKDCHMVENTKLITQLRESKSLIEQLEQDKGMVIAETKRQIHETLELKEEEIARLHIHMKQVVLQSEELKKQKENSEKAAFEQLEKALSAAQLAEESHRKVQAEMDEKIKAVEKANEEKCVILQQELTRVKQEVRILELESSPPKCPQNDKSQLEDMVVQIESDKNEDSKVIGTMTEKHRKEIEYVKQQEQQHWREQLDIFTQQQQSEMEKLRKHCEEETAKLLKEKEAIFHAHIEEMNEIFLEKLNVKQTELEALSSELSDALNTCQNLEQYISKLKKDADKTKVEFESKLDQQRNIHKEQVEAIFKEQEVTEKSFKEEIIQLKQLLEAKEKREKELEQKKMKETLGKAESQCKRMSAELDFLCQLRDDNASIYENKFKNLQNKLEVIKHKKSKLEELVLKTETELNEVKTELDFQTSQVSDLTCELEEEKRKNIQNISSLTEKYESQLRNLGEEISQLKSHCTGKESEIGQIRHFTKQQIEKYRQLLSTKEEEISAFRDEYELKLKQQETQAEEAIEKATKMKEEFKQKFSEQEAKLKKEIEGNQLEFCQKEKQFTSKMLAMAHTSSLGINDAVSKLEMNQKKQLKSMDEAHKQEVDEVLHLWEKKPNQQAEELWGKQEIRLQEKEQEIRDLKEKLTTFAEKEGNNAEITWLKDKDTKKDKTIHELQQQLQQTLAQVNFLKEKEIDFKKQLVKLETDLNFSLKEKLTVQEQLNEIKITEEKKTYDLLELGDKLKMTDVELHALKMSHLKEQENYKTKLEGERNEFQQKQAEFENFKRDTIRQLADYQQKAETLLKIKVGELIEQCNENISSIIVKIAYCQQQTIKIKEGIVIKIKQIPDLEFQLKQLTGSHITLNSSLQESKKHLEEKEHLIMSMKADMEKLLTEKELLRKESYLQQQTATEKESCITELKKELSEHSNIVTSMREEINEKNAEITDLNNIISELNLRLEKTISEKETATMLNKQHKKNQLQLLNEMEVLSSKVESLTEDKVTALKQVDHWMNKMSEWKKKAQLRFTQNYNTIKELQSKIELINNQVSEKEKELNRKKEEHDKQTEQLEHLKSLMEQKQIRKEKQESDLIAEIKIHSARIAELEEHIARKTMENDSLMKECKKYREQNSEQKEMAQQLQQAQGAIVDKDDKLKEMEQKVLTFEKKMQVMEIDLEEKSKEFEGKKLALLKTKEEELKALEEMIISETTSKIADLEKKAEHKITSIKRQLTTQMEEKQQQNKLQKKLQEKEKKIMSLDLEKELIQKAETINVSAEQDKVHALENMQQMYDLKIDILRKDLLDKERLLEKYNEETNRCNISKMENQDQQELLKRAEEDKNKIENLQRELEEEIKKQASLLEQHTKCKSELTNIKVELKNKEVNQQNMEIALKDLEKKLQEKEEERQSLQQKMHHFGEDFMKERQHMIEVKNRITEYDKKLNRLQNQVDERSGLIKILEGNIEEKTKSVFELQKMVDKMQLQQKDLQTTLKHAEQEKQEQHRNLIKLQNDLRTLRKEHQQELEIMKKESREEMEQKIKYEQEDIELKHNSTLKQLMREFNTQLAQKDQELEMALKETISKAQEVESELIESHQTETVQLHKKISEKDDDLQRVVKKYEEILEAREEEMTKKVNKLEEHLVQLEDNKKRLAHEESWNGDEDKIAELQVQLAEKTILVNDSKLKEQEFREQIHTLQDKLKNYEKAVYVTTVKTPYRDGNLCHSDVSVFGEPTEFEYLRKVIFEYMMGHETKTMAKVITSVLKFPPDQTQKILEQENARTLVRIDKKFWSSALVLIFILENFVTDYTTLKSDHILKLAL
- the GOLGA4 gene encoding golgin subfamily A member 4 isoform X6; amino-acid sequence: MFKKLKQKISEEQTSGRGSPGGGASGFLQRSSALPPSIHRNRTSLTDDNISTPNRELLAGMISEPAFLSEYTVFALEPTKQPKSKCECVIIHKQNTSNNESETSSVEVKIDKKPKRHLQEEFAASLEQKDQIISALQTQVLLLKQQLYSNEINIELPNPNVQTQSEVQSPVKNQNTENTLQSAGPVGNENADKTIETLTQKLKHQENLLHQCKERIKSQKECLAQLTSEKEALQEQLYERLQELKKIKDCHMVENTKLITQLRESKSLIEQLEQDKGMVIAETKRQIHETLELKEEEIARLHIHMKQVVLQSEELKKQKENSEKAAFEQLEKALSAAQLAEESHRKVQAEMDEKIKAVEKANEEKCVILQQELTRVKQEVRILELESSPPKCPQNDKSQLEDMVVQIESDKNEDSKVIGTMTEKHRKEIEYVKQQEQQHWREQLDIFTQQQQSEMEKLRKHCEEETAKLLKEKEAIFHAHIEEMNEIFLEKLNVKQTELEALSSELSDALNTCQNLEQYISKLKKDADKTKVEFESKLDQQRNIHKEQVEAIFKEQEVTEKSFKEEIIQLKQLLEAKEKREKELEQKKMKETLGKAESQCKRMSAELDFLCQLRDDNASIYENKFKNLQNKLEVIKHKKSKLEELVLKTETELNEVKTELDFQTSQVSDLTCELEEEKRKNIQNISSLTEKYESQLRNLGEEISQLKSHCTGKESEIGQIRHFTKQQIEKYRQLLSTKEEEISAFRDEYELKLKQQETQAEEAIEKATKMKEEFKQKFSEQEAKLKKEIEGNQLEFCQKEKQFTSKMLAMAHTSSLGINDAVSKLEMNQKKQLKSMDEAHKQEVDEVLHLWEKKPNQQAEELWGKQEIRLQEKEQEIRDLKEKLTTFAEKEGNNAEITWLKDKDTKKDKTIHELQQQLQQTLAQVNFLKEKEIDFKKQLVKLETDLNFSLKEKLTVQEQLNEIKITEEKKTYDLLELGDKLKMTDVELHALKMSHLKEQENYKTKLEGERNEFQQKQAEFENFKRDTIRQLADYQQKAETLLKIKVGELIEQCNENISSIIVKIAYCQQQTIKIKEGIVIKIKQIPDLEFQLKQLTGSHITLNSSLQESKKHLEEKEHLIMSMKADMEKLLTEKELLRKESYLQQQTATEKESCITELKKELSEHSNIVTSMREEINEKNAEITDLNNIISELNLRLEKTISEKETATMLNKQHKKNQLQLLNEMEVLSSKVESLTEDKVTALKQVDHWMNKMSEWKKKAQLRFTQNYNTIKELQSKIELINNQVSEKEKELNRKKEEHDKQTEQLEHLKSLMEQKQIRKEKQESDLIAEIKIHSARIAELEEHIARKTMENDSLMKECKKYREQNSEQKEMAQQLQQAQGAIVDKDDKLKEMEQKVLTFEKKMQVMEIDLEEKSKEFEGKKLALLKTKEEELKALEEMIISETTSKIADLEKKAEHKITSIKRQLTTQMEEKQQQNKLQKKLQEKEKKIMSLDLEKELIQKAETINVSAEQDKVHALENMQQMYDLKIDILRKDLLDKERLLEKYNEETNRCNISKMENQDQQELLKRAEEDKNKIENLQRELEEEIKKQASLLEQHTKCKSELTNIKVELKNKEVNQQNMEIALKDLEKKLQEKEEERQSLQQKMHHFGEDFMKERQHMIEVKNRITEYDKKLNRLQNQVDERSGLIKILEGNIEEKTKSVFELQKMVDKMQLQQKDLQTTLKHAEQEKQEQHRNLIKLQNDLRTLRKEHQQELEIMKKESREEMEQKIKYEQEDIELKHNSTLKQLMREFNTQLAQKDQELEMALKETISKAQEVESELIESHQTETVQLHKKISEKDDDLQRVVKKYEEILEAREEEMTKKVNKLEEHLVQLEDNKKRLAHEESWNGDEDKIAELQVQLAEKTILVNDSKLKEQEFREQIHTLQDKLKNYEKAVYVTTVKTPYRDGNLCHSDVSVFGEPTEFEYLRKVIFEYMMGHETKTMAKVITSVLKFPPDQTQKILEQENARTLLWF